The region CGCGCCAAAACGGGCGGCAGGCTTCGCTCAGGGGTTACCAGACGGCGACTGTCCCGTCCGTGCGGGGCTCCGTCGCGCCGGCCAGAGTGCCATAGTCCGTGCGGACGATAATTTCGCCGCGGCCAAATGTGCCCGTGTCCGCCAGCATTTTGATGTCGTGTCCTCTGGACGCAAGCCCCATGGCGATATGTCCCGGGGTTCCCTGCTCCACCTCGATGGTTTTGCCTCCGACCCACTGCCAGCGGGGCGCGTCAATGGCCTCCTGGGGGTTCATGGCGAAATCGATCATGTTCATGACCACCTGCATGTGACCCTGGGGCTGCATGAATCCGCCCATAACTCCAAAGGGACCCACGGCTTTCCCGTCTTTGGACAAAAATCCGGGAATGATCGTGTGGTAGGGCTTCTTCTCCGGCGCCAGCACGTTGGGAGACTCGGCGTTCAGCGTGAAGTTGTTGCCGCGGTTGTGGAGGGCGATGCCCGCGTTGGGGACCACGAGCCCCGAACCAAATCCCATGTAGTTGCTCTGGATCATGGAGACCATGTTGCCCTCTCCGTCGGCGGTGGCCAGGTACACCGTACCGCCCTTCGGAGGCGTTCCCGGTACGGGCTCCAGCGCCTTTTCACCGATCAGCTTCCGGCGTTCGGCGGCGTAGGCTTCGGAAAGCAGCTCGGCGGAGGTGTACTTCATGTAACGGGGATCGGCCACGTGGTGCATGGCGTCCGCAAAAGCCAGCTTCATGGCCTCAATCTGCCGATGCCAGGTTTCCTCGAACTCCCGGGCGCCGGAGAAACTCCAGCCCTTGGCGATATTCAGGGCCATCAGCGCCGTGATTCCATGGCCGTTGGGCGGAATCTCCCACACGTCCCAGCCGCGGTAGTTCACCGTAATGGGGTCCACCCACTCGGACTGAAATCCCGCGAGGTCCTCCGCCGACAGCCAGGCTCCGTACTTTTTCGCGAAGGCATCGATCTTCTCGGCCAGAGCGCCGCGATAAAAGGCCTCGGCTCCCGACTCGGCAATCTGCGTCAGGGTCTGTGCGTGAGCTTTGGAACTCCACATCTCTCCCGGATGGGGCGCGTGCCCCTGAGGGGCGAAGGTCTCGAACCAGTGCTTAAATTCGTCTCCCTTACATTCCTTCGTGTAGTTGACAAACGCCTTGGCCCAGAGCTTCGACATGGTGGGGGAGACGGGGTAGCCCTCCTCCGCGTAGCCGATGGCGGGCTTCAGAACTTCCGTGAGAGGCAGTTTTCCGAACCGCTTGGAAAGCGCGGCCCATCCGGCGGGAGCGCCGGGAACCGTCACCGCGTGCCAGCCGTACTTCGGCATCGTCTTGTGTCCGGCGGCGGCCAGAGCGGCGGCAGAGGCGGCTTTCGGGGCATAGCCGCTGGAGTTCAGTCCGTAAAGTTTGTCTTTAACCCATACCAGCGCAAAATTATCCCCGCCGATTCCGTTGGACGTGGGCTCCACAACGGTCAGGCAGGCCGCCGTCGCGACAGCCGCATCGACGGCGTTTCCGCCTTTTTTGAGAATATCCAGCCCCGCCTGAGCCGCCAGGGGCTGACCGGTCGCCACCATTCCACGGTTGCCAAAAACGACAGTTCGCCTCGAAGGATACATATAACGCAGCGCATCGAACTTCAAATCAAACACCTTCCTTTATTTTTATTGACAGGTACGATAACAGGCACGAATGAGAACGACCAACACAGGAAATCCCGAAAATTCCGAATAACACTCAGGGACAGGAACTCAGGGCAGAAAGTATAATTTGCCAGAACAGAAATTCTTTTAATATTCAAGAAAATGTGAATGAACTACTCTGGACATTTTAGTTTGAAAACAGTGTAATGCATTCAATGGAGTTTTACCAATACCACTATCAGTATAATGATATGCGTCTCTATCTATAACATACTAAACCGGAGGGTTTTGAGAAAGAAAATTCTCCCATCCGGCGGGAAGGAATTTTGGAGATGGATCTGGACTATCGAATTTTACGTTACATCATGACCGTCGCGGAGGAGGGCAACATTTCCAAGGCGGCTCAAAAGCTCTATCTCTCGCAGCCCTCTCTGAGCCACTCCATTCTGAAGGAGGAACGCAAGCTGGGAGTGACGCTTTTCGACCGCACCCGACAGCCTCTGCGGCTCACCTACGCCGGAGAGCGCTACGTCATGGCGGCCCGGCAGATTCTCGGCATCCGCGAAAAAATGGAAAGAGAGATGGAGGATATCGCCCGATTCCGAAGGGGCCGGCTCCTCATCGGCGTCACCAAAACCCATTCCGCCTATCTGCTGCCCAGGGTGCTGCCCCGCTTCAAAACTCTGTATCCCGACGTGGAGCTCGTTCTCGTGGAAGAAATCACGTCGTCTCTGGAGTCGAAACTGGTCACGGGCAAAGCGGATGTGGCCATTCTCGTGTCGCCGGCACAAAATGAGCACCTGGCCAGCGAGTATCTTTGCGACGAAAAAATCCTGCTGTGCCTCCCTCTGGACCATCCCCTGGCCGAGACCTTCAAAAGAGAGGGCGTCAATCTTTCCCTGCTGAAAGAAGAAACTCTCATCCTCTATAAAAAGGGAATGATCCTCCGAAAATTTTCGGACGTCATTCTGGCCGAAGCGG is a window of Synergistaceae bacterium DNA encoding:
- a CDS encoding gamma-glutamyltransferase family protein, coding for MKFDALRYMYPSRRTVVFGNRGMVATGQPLAAQAGLDILKKGGNAVDAAVATAACLTVVEPTSNGIGGDNFALVWVKDKLYGLNSSGYAPKAASAAALAAAGHKTMPKYGWHAVTVPGAPAGWAALSKRFGKLPLTEVLKPAIGYAEEGYPVSPTMSKLWAKAFVNYTKECKGDEFKHWFETFAPQGHAPHPGEMWSSKAHAQTLTQIAESGAEAFYRGALAEKIDAFAKKYGAWLSAEDLAGFQSEWVDPITVNYRGWDVWEIPPNGHGITALMALNIAKGWSFSGAREFEETWHRQIEAMKLAFADAMHHVADPRYMKYTSAELLSEAYAAERRKLIGEKALEPVPGTPPKGGTVYLATADGEGNMVSMIQSNYMGFGSGLVVPNAGIALHNRGNNFTLNAESPNVLAPEKKPYHTIIPGFLSKDGKAVGPFGVMGGFMQPQGHMQVVMNMIDFAMNPQEAIDAPRWQWVGGKTIEVEQGTPGHIAMGLASRGHDIKMLADTGTFGRGEIIVRTDYGTLAGATEPRTDGTVAVW
- a CDS encoding LysR family transcriptional regulator; this encodes MDLDYRILRYIMTVAEEGNISKAAQKLYLSQPSLSHSILKEERKLGVTLFDRTRQPLRLTYAGERYVMAARQILGIREKMEREMEDIARFRRGRLLIGVTKTHSAYLLPRVLPRFKTLYPDVELVLVEEITSSLESKLVTGKADVAILVSPAQNEHLASEYLCDEKILLCLPLDHPLAETFKREGVNLSLLKEETLILYKKGMILRKFSDVILAEAGGPPHVMLESQTAETIFNFVSAGLGWAFLPSSIVLYPSSAQIAYFTLGNPPMSFSCFFAWKRQVYLSQAARDFMKITKEILQKTDPIIPI